One window from the genome of Streptomyces sp. NBC_00287 encodes:
- a CDS encoding bifunctional metallophosphatase/5'-nucleotidase has product MPAMSTQPQHRRRRRTHLILTAAAGLATAGALAAALPATATAEEGDRKGGHSWSRYQDVQLLSFNDLHGNLEPPSGSSGRVTHLHEDGTTEAINAGGVEYLATHLRQAREGNKYSVTAAGGDMVGASPLISGLFHDEPTIEALNKLDLDVTSVGNHEFDEGAVELARLQNGGCHPTDGCYSEEGFAGADFPYLAANVQNEKTGKPILKPYWVWKKKDVKIGFIGVTLEDTPGVVSAEGVKGLKFKDEVETINKYARVLQAQGVKSIVALIHEGGAPASTAYNYDCDSPGAGDGISGPIVDIAKNITPQVDALVTGHTHAAYACTINDPAGNPRTVTSAASFGRLYTDTTLTYDRWTGDIARTAVKTANHVVTRDVAKATDMTELITKWNTLAAPIGNRAIGHISADIPSTGTESPMGDLIADAQLAHGKQLDPETDLALMNPGGVRAGLTYAAKGSEGDGVVTYAEGFTVQPFSNTVNLQDFTGAQLIQVLKEQVSGSNAAAPKILQPSAGLTYTLDMTKTGADRIVVDSIKLNGAAIDPAATYRVATNSFLAGGGDGITTLGQGTNDLVGSDDLAALEQYLTANSSAASPLSPPVANRITIVS; this is encoded by the coding sequence ATGCCAGCCATGTCCACGCAGCCGCAGCACCGCCGCAGACGCCGGACGCATCTGATCCTCACCGCCGCGGCGGGCCTCGCCACCGCCGGCGCCCTGGCCGCCGCGCTGCCGGCGACGGCGACCGCGGAGGAGGGCGACCGGAAGGGCGGCCACAGCTGGAGCCGCTACCAGGACGTCCAGCTGCTGTCCTTCAACGACCTGCACGGCAACCTCGAGCCGCCGTCCGGCTCCTCCGGCCGGGTCACCCATCTCCACGAGGACGGCACCACCGAGGCCATCAACGCGGGCGGTGTCGAGTACCTCGCCACGCACCTGCGCCAGGCCCGCGAGGGCAACAAGTACTCCGTCACCGCGGCCGGCGGCGACATGGTCGGCGCCTCCCCGCTGATCTCGGGCCTCTTCCACGACGAGCCCACCATCGAGGCGCTGAACAAGCTCGACCTGGACGTCACGAGCGTCGGCAACCACGAGTTCGACGAGGGCGCGGTCGAGCTGGCCCGCCTCCAGAACGGCGGCTGCCACCCGACGGACGGCTGCTACAGCGAAGAGGGCTTCGCCGGCGCCGACTTCCCGTACCTGGCGGCCAACGTCCAGAACGAGAAGACCGGCAAGCCCATCCTCAAGCCGTACTGGGTGTGGAAGAAGAAGGACGTCAAGATCGGCTTCATCGGCGTGACCCTGGAGGACACCCCGGGTGTCGTCTCCGCCGAGGGCGTCAAGGGCCTGAAGTTCAAGGACGAGGTCGAGACGATCAACAAGTACGCCCGCGTGCTCCAGGCACAGGGCGTGAAGTCGATCGTCGCGCTGATCCACGAGGGCGGGGCCCCGGCCTCGACGGCGTACAACTACGACTGCGACTCGCCGGGCGCCGGTGACGGCATATCCGGCCCGATCGTCGACATCGCCAAGAACATCACCCCGCAGGTCGACGCGCTGGTCACGGGCCACACCCACGCGGCCTACGCCTGCACCATCAACGACCCGGCGGGCAACCCGCGCACGGTCACCTCGGCCGCGTCCTTCGGCCGGCTCTACACGGACACGACGCTGACGTACGACCGGTGGACGGGTGACATCGCCCGTACGGCCGTGAAGACGGCGAACCACGTGGTCACCCGGGACGTCGCCAAGGCGACCGACATGACCGAGCTGATCACCAAGTGGAACACCCTCGCGGCGCCCATCGGCAACCGCGCGATCGGCCACATCTCCGCCGACATCCCGAGCACCGGCACCGAGTCCCCGATGGGCGACCTCATCGCGGACGCGCAGCTCGCCCACGGCAAGCAGCTGGACCCCGAGACGGACCTGGCGCTGATGAACCCGGGCGGTGTGCGGGCCGGCCTTACGTACGCGGCCAAGGGCAGTGAGGGCGACGGCGTGGTGACCTACGCCGAGGGCTTCACGGTCCAGCCGTTCTCCAACACGGTGAACCTCCAGGACTTCACCGGCGCGCAGCTGATCCAGGTGCTCAAGGAGCAGGTCAGCGGCTCGAACGCGGCGGCGCCGAAGATCCTTCAGCCGTCGGCGGGTCTGACGTACACGCTGGACATGACGAAGACCGGCGCGGACCGGATCGTCGTGGACTCGATCAAGTTGAACGGTGCCGCGATCGACCCGGCGGCCACCTACCGCGTCGCGACGAACAGCTTCCTCGCGGGCGGCGGCGACGGCATCACCACACTGGGCCAGGGCACGAACGACCTGGTCGGCTCGGACGACCTGGCGGCGCTGGAGCAGTACCTGACGGCCAACTCCTCGGCGGCGAGCCCTCTTTCGCCGCCGGTCGCGAACCGGATCACGATCGTGAGCTGA
- the mshD gene encoding mycothiol synthase, with product MTSDDTARPGGGRSIETYSALAPEQTEAVLDLLAEAAHSDGQQAVSEQGRLQLRGGEREGVRHLLLSVDDELVGYAQLEDTDPVEAPAAELVVHPAHRGHGHGRALGSALLAASGKRLRVWAHGGHSAARHLAQVLGLTLFRELRQMRRPLAGLDLSEPGLPQDVTVRTFVPGQDDAAWLAANAAAFAHHPEQGSLTQRDLDDRMAEPWFDPAGFFLAERAGELIGFHWTKVHAEEGIGEVYVLGVRPGAQGGGLGKALTAVGLRHLAEQGLPTAMLYVDADNKAAVSVYERMGFETYETDLMYRTET from the coding sequence ATGACCAGCGACGACACCGCACGGCCCGGTGGGGGCCGCTCCATCGAGACCTATTCCGCACTCGCCCCCGAACAGACCGAGGCGGTGCTCGACCTGCTCGCCGAGGCCGCCCACAGCGACGGCCAACAGGCGGTGTCCGAGCAGGGACGGCTGCAACTGCGCGGCGGCGAGCGCGAGGGCGTGCGGCATCTGCTGCTCAGCGTCGACGACGAACTCGTCGGGTACGCCCAGCTGGAGGACACCGATCCGGTGGAGGCACCGGCCGCCGAACTGGTCGTCCACCCCGCGCACCGCGGGCACGGCCACGGACGGGCGCTCGGCTCGGCCCTGCTCGCCGCCTCCGGCAAGCGGCTGCGGGTGTGGGCGCACGGCGGCCACTCGGCGGCCCGGCATCTGGCGCAGGTGCTCGGGCTCACCCTCTTCCGTGAACTACGGCAGATGCGGCGGCCGTTGGCCGGCCTGGACCTGTCCGAGCCGGGGCTGCCGCAGGACGTGACGGTACGGACCTTCGTGCCCGGTCAGGACGACGCGGCTTGGCTCGCCGCGAACGCCGCCGCCTTCGCCCACCACCCCGAGCAGGGCTCCCTCACCCAGCGCGACCTCGACGACCGGATGGCCGAGCCGTGGTTCGACCCCGCCGGGTTCTTCCTTGCCGAGCGGGCGGGCGAGCTGATCGGCTTCCACTGGACCAAGGTGCACGCCGAGGAGGGAATCGGCGAGGTGTACGTCCTCGGCGTGCGTCCCGGTGCGCAGGGCGGCGGCCTCGGCAAGGCGCTCACCGCGGTTGGCCTTCGGCATTTGGCGGAACAGGGGTTGCCGACGGCGATGCTGTATGTCGATGCCGACAACAAGGCGGCGGTGTCGGTGTATGAGCGGATGGGGTTCGAGACGTATGAGACGGATTTGATGTATCGGACGGAGACGTAG
- a CDS encoding ABC transporter has product MPGVTELLRPVWRTLPWRALGAGAAVGLLIAGTARWLEDGFSPGLALNALRAAALAFALGLAFLLDDPARHTTATVPTRRPVRQALRLALVAPFAALWWAAAVLLVPDGLRPPVGAVTLEAAAACALALAGAAAWIRRSDEPEPGVGVGAGLLTVAVLAPLLWPDRWELFVTVDDPRWADAHERWGVALTAALAGFAVWAREPVRP; this is encoded by the coding sequence ATGCCAGGAGTGACGGAGTTGCTCCGCCCGGTCTGGCGCACGCTGCCCTGGCGGGCGCTCGGCGCCGGGGCGGCCGTAGGACTGCTGATCGCCGGAACCGCGCGGTGGCTCGAAGACGGCTTCAGCCCCGGCCTCGCCCTCAACGCCCTGCGCGCCGCAGCCCTCGCCTTCGCCCTGGGCCTGGCCTTCCTCCTGGACGACCCGGCCCGCCACACCACGGCCACCGTGCCCACCCGACGGCCCGTCCGCCAGGCCCTGCGCCTGGCGCTGGTCGCCCCGTTCGCGGCGCTGTGGTGGGCGGCGGCGGTCCTGCTGGTGCCGGACGGGCTGCGGCCCCCAGTTGGCGCGGTCACCCTGGAGGCGGCGGCCGCGTGTGCGCTGGCGCTGGCGGGGGCGGCGGCGTGGATCCGACGGTCCGACGAGCCGGAGCCCGGTGTCGGGGTCGGCGCCGGGCTGCTCACGGTGGCCGTACTGGCTCCGCTGCTCTGGCCCGATCGGTGGGAGCTGTTCGTCACGGTGGACGACCCGCGGTGGGCCGACGCCCATGAGCGGTGGGGGGTGGCGCTGACGGCGGCTTTGGCCGGGTTCGCCGTCTGGGCTCGGGAACCAGTACGCCCCTAG
- a CDS encoding ABC transporter permease, which translates to MSTLVQPAPVAVRTEPRDSWASVFTLARFEARRLLLSPPVLVAFAVYIAWIVWQTLDSYDGFPALQDADRDTQSSPLLVGLAVLLSVNLAVLRSRRRDTDRHFDVLVVTTWRRTVAHVLSVVPAVLLTAVCVGVQFGWEALKPGAVGHGSPGELLVGPLTVLLFGTLGVLLARVLKSAFVGPLLVVFFLFFLVLGVAPGGAESGTRWLHPVVGESSSETLPSDLLGRPAAWHALYLLGLGLAVGVLAVLAGGGRRLKTVYAALGGAMALVLVGAVAQSGGEPASLTAAREKATVDPEQTCVQRGRSTYCAYPEWTPRVGTWAQVVDEVAELAGGTAHEQRLLVRQRVEARYGLSGDGALQPLSTAHEVTVGTRWGGNRVPEFSSAVAAVLVAGSEQAGSELCDGRMVTVMWLALGWQDQPMDALRKVRLDDSVSGSAIVLQPTDPLSMSAAQTDVVRTLLTRPRGEVTAQVKAHWPELTAPGVTTAQAAELLGVKGITEKDGCQE; encoded by the coding sequence ATGAGCACGCTCGTCCAACCGGCGCCCGTCGCCGTACGCACCGAACCCCGCGACTCCTGGGCGTCCGTGTTCACGCTCGCCCGTTTCGAGGCGCGCCGACTCCTCCTGTCGCCCCCGGTGCTGGTCGCCTTCGCCGTGTACATCGCCTGGATCGTGTGGCAGACCCTCGACTCCTACGACGGTTTCCCCGCACTCCAGGACGCCGACCGCGACACCCAGAGCTCGCCCCTGCTCGTCGGGCTCGCGGTGCTGCTGAGCGTGAACCTGGCCGTGCTGCGCTCCCGGCGCCGGGACACCGATCGGCACTTCGACGTGCTGGTCGTCACGACTTGGCGCCGTACGGTCGCCCACGTCCTGTCCGTCGTCCCGGCGGTGCTGCTGACCGCGGTGTGCGTGGGCGTGCAGTTCGGCTGGGAGGCGCTCAAGCCGGGGGCCGTCGGGCACGGTTCGCCGGGCGAGCTGCTCGTCGGACCGCTGACGGTGCTGCTGTTCGGGACGCTCGGGGTGCTGCTGGCCCGAGTGCTGAAGTCGGCCTTCGTGGGCCCGCTGCTGGTCGTGTTCTTCCTCTTCTTCCTGGTCCTCGGAGTGGCCCCCGGCGGTGCCGAGTCGGGGACGCGCTGGCTGCACCCTGTGGTCGGCGAGAGCAGCTCCGAGACGCTCCCCTCCGACCTGCTGGGCCGCCCGGCCGCCTGGCACGCGCTGTATCTGCTCGGGCTGGGACTCGCGGTCGGTGTCCTCGCGGTGCTGGCGGGTGGCGGTCGCCGCTTGAAGACTGTCTACGCCGCCCTCGGCGGGGCCATGGCCCTGGTGCTGGTCGGCGCGGTCGCCCAGTCCGGCGGCGAACCGGCCTCGCTGACGGCGGCCCGCGAAAAGGCCACGGTCGATCCGGAACAGACGTGTGTGCAGCGCGGGCGGTCGACGTACTGCGCCTACCCGGAGTGGACGCCCCGCGTCGGGACCTGGGCGCAGGTCGTGGACGAGGTGGCGGAGCTGGCCGGCGGTACCGCCCATGAGCAGCGGCTCCTCGTCCGCCAGCGGGTCGAGGCCCGCTACGGACTCTCCGGGGACGGCGCACTCCAGCCCCTGAGCACCGCGCACGAGGTCACCGTGGGCACCCGGTGGGGCGGCAACCGCGTCCCCGAGTTCTCCTCGGCCGTCGCCGCCGTGCTGGTGGCGGGGAGTGAACAGGCGGGCAGTGAGCTCTGCGACGGGCGGATGGTCACGGTGATGTGGCTCGCCCTGGGTTGGCAGGACCAACCCATGGACGCGCTGCGCAAGGTCCGCCTCGACGACAGCGTCTCCGGCTCGGCGATCGTGCTGCAGCCGACGGATCCGCTGTCGATGTCGGCGGCGCAGACCGATGTCGTACGTACGCTGCTGACCCGCCCTCGCGGTGAGGTGACGGCGCAGGTGAAGGCGCACTGGCCCGAGCTGACGGCTCCCGGGGTGACCACCGCGCAGGCCGCCGAGCTGCTCGGGGTCAAGGGGATCACGGAGAAGGACGGATGCCAGGAGTGA
- a CDS encoding ABC transporter ATP-binding protein translates to MTSTVSASGLSLHYGGTRALDEVSLELTPGVTGLLGPNGAGKTTLLRVLATAVPAQRGAFTVLGHDPGSTRGRQEVRRRLGYLPQTPGFHPDFTAFEFVDYVAILKEINNRAARHREVRRVLDEVDLGDVRGKRIKKLSGGMRQRVALAAALVGDPGFLVLDEPTVGLDPEQRMRFRELIAHAGEGRTVLLSTHQTEDVAMLCHRVLVMAGGRIHFDGTPAELTARAAGRVWSSTERAPDAKAGWRTGAGTFRNVGDPPPGADLLEPTLEDGYLLTLDGQDLAVTA, encoded by the coding sequence ATGACCTCCACCGTCTCCGCCTCCGGGCTCAGCCTCCACTACGGCGGCACCCGCGCCCTCGACGAGGTGTCGCTGGAGCTGACCCCGGGTGTGACCGGGCTGCTCGGGCCCAACGGCGCCGGAAAGACCACCCTGTTGCGGGTGCTCGCCACCGCCGTGCCCGCCCAGCGCGGGGCCTTCACGGTGCTCGGGCACGACCCCGGCTCCACACGCGGCCGACAGGAGGTCAGGCGGCGCCTCGGCTATCTGCCGCAGACGCCGGGCTTCCACCCGGACTTCACCGCTTTCGAGTTCGTCGATTACGTGGCGATCCTCAAGGAGATCAACAACCGCGCCGCCCGCCACCGCGAGGTGCGCCGCGTTCTGGACGAGGTCGACCTCGGCGACGTACGCGGCAAGCGGATCAAGAAGCTGTCCGGCGGTATGCGGCAGCGGGTCGCGCTCGCCGCCGCGCTCGTCGGGGACCCCGGCTTTCTGGTCCTGGACGAGCCGACCGTCGGGCTCGACCCCGAACAGCGCATGCGGTTCCGGGAGTTGATCGCCCACGCGGGCGAGGGCCGGACGGTGCTGCTGTCCACACACCAGACCGAGGACGTGGCGATGCTCTGCCACCGGGTGCTGGTGATGGCCGGTGGCCGTATCCACTTCGACGGCACCCCCGCCGAACTGACCGCGCGGGCGGCCGGCCGGGTCTGGAGCAGCACCGAACGGGCCCCGGACGCGAAGGCGGGCTGGCGCACCGGCGCCGGCACCTTCCGCAATGTAGGCGACCCACCGCCCGGCGCAGACCTCCTCGAACCCACCCTCGAGGACGGCTATCTGCTCACCCTCGACGGCCAGGACCTGGCGGTGACGGCATGA
- a CDS encoding zf-HC2 domain-containing protein: MTTWHVAEDDLRAYARGELAAPLLWSADTHLAACAPCRSVLAEVSDPVDLGWERLDAELDAPRPGLFEGLLVRLGVADHTARLLAATPVLRRSWLAAVVFLLLTTVGVVHSAGSPTLFLALAPLLPLAGVALSYGPALDPTYEMAVVAPVHGFKLLMIRTLAVLAAGLGLNGLATLALPDYGLRALAWLLPALALTATGLALTPRFGPVLAPSLVGGAWVALIAAADASGDGPLIPFTAAGQGTAAAVAALAVGLLYLVRDRFDVFPRSAV; the protein is encoded by the coding sequence ATGACGACCTGGCATGTGGCAGAAGATGATCTACGGGCCTATGCGCGGGGCGAGTTGGCGGCCCCGCTGCTGTGGTCCGCCGACACCCACCTGGCTGCCTGCGCGCCGTGCCGGTCGGTGCTGGCCGAGGTCAGCGATCCCGTCGACCTCGGCTGGGAGCGGCTCGACGCCGAACTCGACGCGCCCCGCCCCGGACTGTTCGAGGGGCTGCTGGTGCGGCTCGGGGTCGCCGACCACACCGCGCGACTGCTCGCCGCGACACCCGTGCTGCGCCGCTCCTGGCTGGCGGCGGTGGTGTTCCTGCTGCTGACGACGGTCGGGGTGGTGCACTCGGCCGGTTCGCCGACGCTGTTCCTCGCCCTGGCACCGCTGCTGCCGCTCGCGGGGGTCGCGCTGTCGTACGGCCCCGCGCTGGACCCGACGTACGAGATGGCGGTCGTCGCCCCGGTGCACGGCTTCAAGCTGCTGATGATCCGGACGCTCGCCGTGCTCGCCGCCGGACTCGGCCTCAACGGCCTGGCGACCCTCGCCCTTCCCGACTACGGCCTGCGCGCCCTCGCCTGGCTGCTGCCCGCGCTCGCCCTCACCGCCACCGGACTCGCGCTGACCCCCCGCTTCGGGCCGGTCCTCGCGCCGTCCCTGGTCGGCGGCGCGTGGGTGGCGCTGATCGCCGCGGCCGACGCGAGCGGCGACGGACCGCTCATCCCGTTCACCGCCGCCGGACAGGGCACCGCCGCAGCGGTCGCCGCCCTTGCCGTCGGCCTTCTCTACCTCGTACGTGACCGATTCGACGTCTTCCCCAGGAGCGCCGTATGA
- a CDS encoding RNA polymerase sigma factor, with translation MSETRSDGELLRAVAADGDRRAFEELYRRFAPWLTARLRGRCADPGIVDDVVQETFLAVWRGTAKYREDGDVAGWLWRIGSRRLVDALRGDGARGRLRQALARLRHRDEVSAEDRVLAGVEHGDLAGALVRLSPELRAVLQATVVDGLTTREAAVLLGIPPGTVKTRAMRARKQLREALA, from the coding sequence GTGAGCGAAACGAGAAGCGACGGGGAGCTGCTGCGCGCCGTCGCGGCGGACGGGGACCGGCGCGCCTTCGAGGAGCTGTACCGGCGGTTCGCGCCCTGGCTGACCGCACGTCTGCGGGGCCGGTGCGCCGACCCCGGGATCGTCGACGACGTCGTACAGGAGACGTTTCTCGCGGTGTGGCGGGGGACCGCCAAGTACCGGGAGGACGGGGATGTCGCCGGGTGGCTGTGGCGGATCGGGTCGCGCAGGCTCGTCGACGCGCTGCGCGGGGACGGGGCGCGGGGCCGGTTGCGGCAGGCGCTGGCGCGGCTGCGGCACCGGGACGAGGTGTCCGCGGAGGACCGCGTGCTCGCGGGGGTTGAGCACGGGGATCTGGCGGGCGCTCTGGTCCGGCTCTCACCGGAGCTCCGCGCGGTGCTCCAGGCCACGGTCGTCGACGGGCTGACCACCCGTGAGGCGGCCGTGCTGCTGGGGATTCCGCCGGGGACCGTCAAGACGCGGGCGATGCGGGCCCGTAAGCAACTGCGGGAGGCGCTGGCATGA